A region from the Variovorax sp. V93 genome encodes:
- a CDS encoding MerR family transcriptional regulator, protein MEAHLTIAEVARRTGLTADTLRYYERIGLIAAVPRAPGGQRRYASADMDWLAFLLRLRETGMPIQGMQAFARLRSQGDASVGERRQMLEQHLAEVQAKVAALQQSMQALSLKIAHYRAIDRKRPSSPGTAPEGKTSDDQHTSKPQRQQPALRARARQASADRR, encoded by the coding sequence ATGGAAGCCCACTTGACCATTGCGGAAGTCGCGCGGCGCACCGGCCTCACGGCCGACACGCTGCGCTACTACGAACGCATCGGACTGATCGCCGCGGTGCCCCGTGCACCGGGCGGCCAGCGCCGCTATGCGAGCGCCGACATGGATTGGCTGGCCTTCCTGTTGCGCCTGCGCGAGACCGGCATGCCGATCCAGGGCATGCAGGCGTTCGCCAGGCTTCGAAGCCAGGGGGACGCCAGTGTCGGGGAGCGGCGGCAGATGCTCGAACAGCATCTGGCCGAGGTCCAGGCCAAGGTGGCGGCGCTGCAGCAATCCATGCAGGCGCTGTCGCTGAAGATCGCGCACTACCGCGCCATCGACAGGAAGCGTCCCTCGTCACCGGGCACAGCCCCCGAAGGAAAGACGAGCGATGACCAACACACAAGCAAGCCACAACGACAACAACCTGCGCTACGAGCGCGGGCTCGCCAAGCTTCAGCAGATCGACGGTGA
- a CDS encoding carboxymuconolactone decarboxylase family protein, producing MTNTQASHNDNNLRYERGLAKLQQIDGEGGVKVVESLAGIAPDFARLLIEFPFGDIYSRPGLDLRSREIAVVAALTAMGNAAPQLKVHIQGALNVGVTRTEIVETIMQMAVYAGFPAALNGLAAAREVFAADAPVGEPV from the coding sequence ATGACCAACACACAAGCAAGCCACAACGACAACAACCTGCGCTACGAGCGCGGGCTCGCCAAGCTTCAGCAGATCGACGGTGAAGGCGGCGTCAAGGTGGTCGAGAGCCTGGCCGGCATCGCACCCGATTTCGCGCGCCTCCTGATCGAGTTTCCGTTCGGCGACATCTACTCGCGCCCCGGCCTCGACCTGCGTTCGCGCGAGATCGCGGTGGTGGCCGCGCTCACGGCCATGGGCAATGCCGCGCCGCAGCTCAAGGTGCACATCCAGGGCGCGCTCAATGTCGGCGTCACGCGCACCGAGATTGTCGAGACCATCATGCAGATGGCGGTGTATGCGGGCTTTCCGGCTGCGCTCAACGGCCTCGCGGCCGCGCGCGAGGTGTTTGCTGCCGATGCACCGGTGGGAGAGCCCGTATGA
- the ettA gene encoding energy-dependent translational throttle protein EttA — translation MAQYVYSMNRVSKTVPPKRQLLKDISLSFFPGAKIGVLGLNGSGKSTLLKIMAGVDKEFEGEALPMPGMTIGYLEQEPKLDPEHTVRESVEESMGAVFAAKARLEEVYIAYGAEDADFDALAAEQAQLEAIIATAGTDSEHQLEIAADALRLPPWDAKIGLLSGGEKRRVALCRLLLSKPDMLLLDEPTNHLDAESVEWLEVFLQRFTGTVVAITHDRYFLDNAAEWILEMDRGRGIPWKGNYSTWLEQKGERLAQEQKSEEAHAKALKKELEWSRQNPKARQAKSKSRLARFEELSDMEYQKRNETQEIFIPVAERLGQQVFEFHNVSKSFGDRMLIDNLSFTVPPGAIVGIIGPNGAGKSTLFKLLAGKEKPDSGEVVIGQTVKMAFVDQHRDELANNKTVWEDISNGLDIINVGKFQMASRAYAGRFNFNGADQQKKVGTLSGGERGRLHLAKTLIAGGNVLLLDEPSNDLDVETLRALEDALLEFAGTVMVISHDRWFLDRIATHILAAEGDSQWTFFDGNYQEYEADKKKRLGEEGAKPKRMRYKALK, via the coding sequence ATGGCTCAATACGTCTATTCGATGAACCGCGTCAGCAAGACCGTGCCGCCCAAGCGGCAGCTCTTGAAAGACATTTCGCTCTCTTTCTTCCCCGGCGCCAAGATCGGCGTGCTCGGCCTCAACGGCTCGGGCAAGTCGACGCTGCTCAAGATCATGGCGGGTGTGGACAAGGAGTTCGAGGGCGAGGCGCTGCCCATGCCGGGGATGACGATCGGCTATCTGGAGCAGGAGCCCAAGCTCGACCCCGAGCACACGGTGCGCGAATCGGTCGAAGAGTCCATGGGCGCGGTGTTTGCGGCCAAGGCGCGCCTCGAAGAGGTGTACATCGCCTATGGTGCCGAAGACGCCGACTTCGACGCGCTGGCAGCCGAGCAGGCCCAGCTCGAAGCCATCATCGCCACCGCCGGCACCGATTCCGAACATCAACTGGAAATCGCCGCCGATGCGCTGCGCCTGCCGCCGTGGGACGCGAAGATCGGCCTGCTGTCAGGCGGCGAAAAGCGGCGCGTGGCGCTGTGCCGCCTCTTGCTGTCCAAGCCCGACATGCTGCTGCTCGACGAACCCACCAACCACCTGGACGCTGAATCGGTGGAGTGGCTCGAAGTGTTCCTGCAGCGCTTCACGGGCACCGTGGTGGCCATCACCCACGATCGCTACTTCCTCGACAACGCGGCCGAGTGGATCCTGGAAATGGACCGCGGCCGTGGCATTCCCTGGAAGGGCAACTACAGCACCTGGCTCGAGCAGAAGGGCGAACGCCTGGCGCAGGAGCAGAAGAGCGAGGAAGCCCACGCCAAGGCGCTGAAGAAGGAACTGGAGTGGTCGCGCCAGAACCCGAAGGCGCGCCAGGCCAAGAGCAAATCGCGCCTGGCCCGCTTCGAAGAGCTGAGCGACATGGAATACCAGAAGCGCAACGAGACGCAGGAAATCTTCATTCCGGTGGCGGAGCGGCTGGGCCAGCAGGTGTTCGAGTTCCACAACGTCAGCAAGTCCTTCGGCGACCGCATGCTGATCGACAACCTGAGTTTCACCGTGCCGCCGGGCGCGATCGTCGGCATCATCGGCCCGAACGGCGCCGGCAAGTCGACGCTGTTCAAGCTGCTCGCGGGCAAGGAAAAGCCGGATTCGGGTGAGGTCGTCATCGGCCAGACCGTGAAGATGGCCTTCGTCGACCAGCACCGCGACGAGCTCGCCAACAACAAGACCGTGTGGGAAGACATCTCGAACGGCCTGGACATCATCAACGTCGGCAAGTTCCAGATGGCGAGCCGCGCGTATGCGGGCCGCTTCAACTTCAACGGCGCCGACCAGCAGAAGAAGGTCGGCACGCTGTCGGGCGGCGAGCGCGGCCGGCTGCACCTGGCCAAGACGCTGATTGCGGGCGGCAACGTGCTGCTGCTGGACGAACCGTCGAACGACCTGGACGTGGAAACCCTGCGCGCGCTCGAAGACGCGCTGCTCGAGTTTGCCGGCACCGTGATGGTCATCAGCCACGACCGCTGGTTCCTCGACCGCATCGCCACGCACATCCTGGCGGCCGAAGGCGACAGCCAGTGGACCTTCTTCGACGGCAACTACCAGGAGTACGAAGCCGACAAGAAGAAGCGCCTGGGCGAAGAGGGTGCCAAGCCCAAGCGCATGCGCTACAAGGCGCTGAAATAG
- a CDS encoding DEAD/DEAH box helicase, which translates to MNFDELKLAPAILKAVHEHGYDTPTPIQAQAIPAVLEGHDLLGGAQTGTGKTAAFTLPMLHKLSVGASATNKFGGIGIRALVLTPTRELAAQVEESVRTYGKYLELDSTVIFGGVGMNPQISKLKKGVDILVATPGRLLDLQQQGMLDLSQVQMLILDEADRMLDMGFIHDVKKILALVPREKQSLLFSATFSDEIRDLAATLLKNPQSIQVTPRNTTVQRITQVIHPVGRGKKKALLAHIINENKWSQVLVFTRTKFGANSVAEFLTKNGIEAMALHGNKSQSARTQALAGFKSGDIRALVATDIAARGIDIDELPHVVNYEIPNVSEDYVHRIGRTGRAGSSGEAVSFVCMDEEGFMQEIERFTKQTIPVQFVEGFGPEEGERAEPIAMGRQTIWGGAGRPPSRDVMQAAAKAARTEMLQRIRENKAGQGGGERAGGGGGGNGQRRGGGQGGGGQGRNANGGGQGQGQGPRGQGARPAQGRGPQGPARAPHHAPQNHLPHDERQPRHHGNSHSPTQANQVAHLRAEAVAGGDGQPDPLRTSVDHMGGGRGRGRPGGGGGGYGGNRSGGGGRSGGGGYGGGGGGNRSGGGGRSFGR; encoded by the coding sequence ATGAATTTTGACGAACTGAAGCTGGCTCCCGCCATCTTGAAGGCTGTGCACGAGCACGGTTACGACACCCCCACCCCCATCCAGGCGCAAGCCATTCCCGCGGTCCTCGAAGGCCACGACCTCCTGGGCGGCGCCCAGACCGGCACCGGCAAGACCGCTGCCTTCACGCTGCCCATGCTGCACAAGCTCAGCGTGGGCGCGAGCGCCACCAACAAGTTCGGCGGCATCGGCATCCGCGCGCTGGTGCTCACGCCCACGCGCGAACTCGCGGCCCAGGTCGAAGAGTCGGTGCGCACCTACGGCAAGTACCTGGAGCTCGACTCCACCGTGATCTTCGGCGGCGTGGGCATGAACCCGCAGATCAGCAAGCTCAAGAAGGGCGTCGACATCCTCGTGGCCACCCCCGGCCGCCTGCTCGACCTGCAGCAGCAGGGCATGCTCGACCTGAGTCAGGTCCAGATGCTGATCCTGGACGAAGCCGACCGCATGCTCGACATGGGCTTCATCCATGACGTGAAGAAGATCCTGGCGCTGGTGCCCCGGGAAAAGCAGAGCCTGCTGTTCTCGGCCACCTTCAGCGACGAGATCCGCGACCTGGCCGCCACGCTGCTCAAGAACCCGCAGAGCATCCAGGTCACGCCGCGCAACACCACCGTGCAGCGCATCACCCAGGTGATCCACCCGGTGGGCCGCGGCAAGAAGAAGGCGCTACTCGCGCACATCATCAACGAGAACAAGTGGAGCCAGGTGCTCGTGTTCACGCGCACCAAGTTCGGTGCCAACAGCGTGGCCGAATTCCTCACCAAGAACGGCATCGAGGCAATGGCGCTGCACGGCAACAAGAGCCAGAGCGCCCGCACCCAGGCGCTGGCCGGCTTCAAGAGCGGCGACATCCGCGCCCTGGTGGCCACCGACATCGCGGCCCGCGGCATCGACATCGACGAGCTGCCGCACGTCGTCAATTACGAAATCCCGAACGTCAGCGAAGACTACGTGCACCGCATCGGCCGCACCGGCCGCGCCGGTTCGAGCGGCGAGGCCGTGAGCTTCGTCTGCATGGACGAAGAAGGCTTCATGCAGGAAATCGAACGCTTCACCAAGCAGACGATTCCGGTGCAGTTCGTCGAAGGCTTCGGCCCCGAGGAAGGCGAACGCGCCGAGCCGATCGCCATGGGTCGCCAGACGATCTGGGGCGGTGCCGGCCGCCCGCCGAGCCGCGACGTGATGCAGGCGGCCGCCAAGGCTGCCCGCACCGAGATGCTGCAGCGCATCCGCGAGAACAAGGCCGGCCAGGGCGGCGGCGAACGCGCAGGCGGTGGTGGTGGCGGCAACGGCCAGCGCCGCGGTGGCGGCCAGGGCGGTGGCGGCCAGGGCCGCAATGCCAACGGCGGCGGCCAGGGACAGGGCCAGGGCCCGCGCGGCCAGGGCGCCCGCCCGGCACAAGGCCGCGGACCGCAAGGCCCGGCACGCGCGCCGCACCATGCGCCGCAAAATCACCTGCCGCATGACGAGCGCCAGCCGCGCCATCACGGCAACAGCCACAGCCCGACGCAGGCCAACCAGGTCGCGCACCTGCGCGCCGAAGCGGTCGCCGGCGGCGACGGCCAGCCGGATCCGCTGCGCACCAGCGTCGACCACATGGGTGGCGGCCGCGGGCGCGGACGCCCGGGCGGCGGCGGTGGCGGCTACGGCGGCAACCGCTCCGGCGGTGGTGGCCGTTCGGGTGGCGGCGGCTACGGCGGCGGCGGCGGTGGCAACCGCTCCGGCGGCGGCGGACGCTCGTTCGGGCGCTGA